From the genome of Planktothrix sp. FACHB-1365, one region includes:
- a CDS encoding addiction module protein, protein MNSLLSEQILPLTIPEKLQLIEEIWDSVVMDADQIPLTQSQKQELDRRLASYQNFENEGKSWEVVKRRIIKDDI, encoded by the coding sequence ATGAATAGTTTATTATCTGAACAAATTTTACCCCTAACTATTCCCGAAAAGCTTCAATTAATAGAAGAAATTTGGGATAGTGTTGTTATGGATGCTGATCAAATTCCTTTAACTCAATCTCAGAAACAGGAATTAGATCGGCGTTTAGCATCTTATCAAAATTTTGAAAATGAAGGTAAATCTTGGGAAGTCGTTAAGCGAAGAATTATTAAAGATGACATATAA
- a CDS encoding XisI protein, with amino-acid sequence MDKLTNYRQTIKKILTEHDYLANRSSKKKYETCLIFDETHDHYLWMSVDWVNQKRINNTHVHIRIKNEKIYIEEDWTEEGIANELLAEGVPKSDIVLAFHDPETRKLTEFAVV; translated from the coding sequence ATGGATAAATTAACTAATTATCGTCAAACTATTAAAAAAATATTAACAGAACATGATTATCTTGCTAATCGTTCATCTAAGAAAAAATATGAAACTTGTTTAATTTTTGATGAAACTCATGATCATTATTTATGGATGTCTGTAGATTGGGTTAATCAAAAGAGAATTAATAATACTCATGTTCATATTCGTATTAAAAATGAGAAAATTTATATTGAGGAAGATTGGACAGAGGAAGGTATTGCTAATGAATTATTAGCCGAAGGTGTACCTAAATCCGATATTGTTTTAGCTTTTCATGATCCTGAAACTCGTAAATTGACTGAGTTTGCTGTGGTTTAA
- a CDS encoding serine/threonine-protein kinase, with product MVELVMVNYCLNPFCINPQNPDGTIVCLSCQKNILLDNRYLPISFLGGGGQGKNYLAIDEKTPTKKRCVIKQFCPHPNIANDPNNLQKATELFNREAMVLDQLGDESPQIPRLLAHSQQEGFLYLVQEFIDGEDLLQELKQKGSFSEWEINEFLHDILPVLKFIHKKGVIHRDIKPENIMRRKDGLLVLIDFGLSKDLSQTVMAVGTIGGTMGYAPQEQLLYGEAYFASDLYALGATCIHLLTGTPPHQLYNPMKKCWLWQDILSQRGIQVSNNLSQILDKMLKIDVSKRYQSVDEVLEILQPVKTVVVGVVNKPKQNILNKLFNVFGVYPSLKCIQTFDINLDKKNSNSYQKRPNKIEFNPDGKSLASSSYYTGIDLWNWITGTLITTYKEGGYSFALHPNGKMIATIDTAFGDKINILETDTGNQIKTLTLGHYGYLGSGVYSLVISPDGKLIVTVISGTFVLDQDNLLYNGKYIVIWNIQSEEKVYYLGCHYLLDSLCLSFTPDSQIMASSGRDGLINLWDMKTGNLIRTIKDSTWNLELLKDAYFGIKIYNNKVGIAINKTISFNPQGNILASGGWDNLIKFWNPKNGQLIKTLSGHQDAINSIAFSPDGKLLASGSNDNTVKIWDVSTGEILYNLTEHKGYVNCVEFSPDGQVLATASNDQTIKIWQLN from the coding sequence ATGGTAGAATTAGTGATGGTAAACTACTGTTTAAATCCTTTTTGTATAAATCCCCAAAATCCTGATGGAACAATTGTATGTTTATCTTGTCAAAAAAATATTTTACTAGATAATCGTTATCTTCCAATTTCTTTTTTAGGCGGTGGAGGACAAGGGAAAAATTATTTAGCAATAGATGAAAAAACTCCTACTAAAAAACGTTGTGTAATTAAACAATTTTGTCCTCATCCTAATATAGCAAATGATCCTAATAATTTACAAAAAGCGACTGAATTATTTAACCGTGAAGCAATGGTTTTAGATCAATTAGGAGATGAATCTCCACAAATTCCTCGTTTACTAGCACATTCACAACAGGAAGGTTTTTTATATTTAGTTCAAGAATTTATTGATGGTGAAGATTTGTTACAAGAATTAAAGCAAAAAGGTAGTTTTTCTGAATGGGAAATTAATGAATTTTTACATGATATTTTACCTGTCTTAAAATTTATTCATAAAAAAGGGGTAATTCACCGAGATATTAAGCCAGAAAATATAATGAGGAGAAAAGATGGTTTATTAGTATTAATTGATTTTGGTTTATCAAAAGATTTAAGTCAAACTGTCATGGCTGTGGGTACAATTGGCGGTACAATGGGTTATGCACCACAAGAACAATTACTCTATGGTGAGGCTTATTTTGCCAGTGATTTATATGCTTTAGGTGCTACTTGTATTCATTTATTAACAGGAACACCTCCTCATCAATTATATAATCCAATGAAAAAATGTTGGTTATGGCAAGATATTTTAAGTCAAAGAGGGATACAAGTTAGTAATAATCTAAGTCAAATTTTAGATAAGATGTTAAAGATTGATGTTAGTAAGAGATATCAGTCTGTTGATGAGGTTTTAGAGATTTTACAACCTGTTAAAACTGTCGTCGTGGGTGTTGTAAATAAACCTAAGCAAAATATTCTTAATAAGTTATTTAATGTTTTTGGTGTTTATCCTTCTTTAAAATGTATTCAAACTTTTGATATTAATTTAGACAAAAAAAACAGTAATTCATATCAAAAAAGACCTAATAAGATTGAATTTAATCCTGACGGTAAAAGTTTAGCAAGTTCTTCTTATTATACGGGAATTGATCTATGGAATTGGATAACAGGTACTTTAATTACTACTTATAAAGAAGGAGGTTATAGTTTTGCTCTACATCCTAATGGAAAAATGATTGCTACAATAGATACAGCGTTTGGCGACAAAATTAATATTTTGGAAACAGATACAGGTAATCAAATAAAAACTTTAACATTAGGTCATTATGGTTATTTAGGATCTGGAGTTTATTCTCTTGTAATTAGTCCTGATGGCAAATTAATTGTTACTGTTATTTCAGGTACATTTGTTCTGGATCAAGATAATTTATTATACAATGGTAAATACATTGTAATATGGAATATTCAATCAGAAGAAAAAGTATATTATTTAGGATGTCATTATCTTTTGGATTCTTTATGTTTATCATTTACTCCTGATAGTCAAATTATGGCTAGTTCAGGTAGGGATGGACTTATTAATTTATGGGATATGAAAACAGGAAATTTAATTAGAACAATAAAAGATTCTACATGGAATTTAGAATTATTGAAAGATGCTTATTTTGGGATTAAAATCTATAATAATAAGGTTGGAATTGCTATAAACAAAACTATCTCATTTAACCCCCAAGGAAACATCTTAGCAAGTGGAGGATGGGATAATTTAATTAAATTTTGGAATCCTAAAAATGGTCAATTAATAAAAACCTTATCAGGACATCAAGACGCGATTAATTCTATCGCATTTAGTCCTGATGGTAAACTATTAGCTAGTGGAAGTAATGACAATACAGTTAAAATTTGGGATGTATCAACAGGAGAAATATTATATAATTTAACAGAACATAAAGGTTATGTAAATTGTGTCGAATTTAGCCCTGATGGTCAAGTTTTAGCAACTGCAAGTAATGATCAAACTATTAAAATTTGGCAATTAAATTAG
- a CDS encoding type II toxin-antitoxin system RelE/ParE family toxin, translating to MTYKIKISEEAELDLDDAYQWYESQVNQLGSELIRVVDQNLALIQQNPLAYPIIYNNVRRKLLPRFPYGLFYVIHDDIIFILAFFHVKRDPQQWKKRF from the coding sequence ATGACATATAAAATTAAAATTTCAGAGGAAGCTGAATTAGATTTAGATGATGCTTATCAGTGGTATGAATCACAAGTTAACCAACTTGGATCAGAGTTGATTCGAGTTGTAGATCAAAATTTAGCTTTAATTCAACAAAATCCTCTCGCTTATCCCATTATTTATAATAATGTACGCCGGAAATTATTGCCAAGATTTCCCTATGGTTTGTTTTATGTAATTCACGATGATATTATTTTTATCTTGGCTTTTTTCCATGTTAAGCGTGATCCTCAACAGTGGAAAAAACGTTTCTAG